One stretch of Camelus bactrianus isolate YW-2024 breed Bactrian camel chromosome 21, ASM4877302v1, whole genome shotgun sequence DNA includes these proteins:
- the MYOCOS gene encoding myocilin opposite strand protein — protein MAEKGPISSSMNFRYGDLASEVTRRRITMTTREEILTPTSDEAREILSDVDPEPVPPPPSAASPEVPPAPPPSPAEDPSVS, from the exons ATGGCTGAGAAAGGCCCCATAAGCTCCAGCATGAACTTCCGCTATGGAGACCTGGCCTCCGAGGTGACCAGGCGCAGAATCACCATGACCACCAG AGAAGAGATATTAACCCCAACAAGTGATGAGGCCAGGGAGATACTCTCAGATGTGGACCCGGaacccgtcccccctcctcctagTGCAGCCAGCCCCGAAgtacccccagcccctcctccctctccggCTGAGGACCCCAGCGTCTCCTAA